Proteins from one Mesotoga infera genomic window:
- the istB gene encoding IS21-like element helper ATPase IstB, with product MAYERVRELMESLKLTGMMNSLDFSLHNWGKGEKDVTELLEELLLAEVKEKSERRYLTALKYSGLPFHKTLEEFDFSFQPSIDRKQIMELKSLRFLYEKENVVLLGPPGVGKTHLAVALGMEALREGKKVYFVNAISLVDKLKKAFSERRFEKTIGYFKSIELLIVDELGYLPLENEGAKLFFELVSEKYEKGSIILTSNRGFAEWNRIFEDEILATAVLDRLLHHCTIVNIRGKSYRLREKQKTGLIGTQLISSPGH from the coding sequence ATGGCGTACGAAAGAGTGAGAGAGTTAATGGAATCGCTCAAGCTTACCGGAATGATGAACTCGCTGGATTTCTCTCTACACAATTGGGGCAAAGGAGAGAAAGATGTAACCGAGCTCTTGGAAGAATTACTGCTGGCTGAAGTAAAGGAGAAGAGTGAAAGAAGATATCTCACAGCTCTCAAATACAGTGGACTTCCATTTCACAAAACACTCGAAGAATTCGACTTCTCCTTTCAGCCTTCAATAGACAGGAAACAGATAATGGAACTGAAGAGCTTGAGATTCCTGTACGAAAAAGAGAATGTCGTTCTGCTTGGACCTCCCGGGGTTGGAAAAACACATCTGGCAGTAGCCCTGGGAATGGAAGCGCTCAGAGAAGGGAAGAAAGTTTACTTTGTGAATGCAATATCGCTTGTGGACAAACTGAAGAAGGCCTTTTCTGAAAGACGGTTTGAAAAGACGATAGGTTACTTCAAATCGATTGAGCTACTCATTGTAGACGAGTTGGGGTATCTCCCACTTGAAAATGAAGGTGCAAAGCTCTTCTTTGAACTGGTGAGTGAGAAATACGAAAAGGGAAGCATAATTCTTACTTCAAACAGAGGCTTTGCAGAATGGAACAGAATCTTTGAAGACGAGATACTCGCAACAGCCGTTCTTGACAGACTATTGCATCACTGTACCATTGTCAACATACGAGGAAAGAGTTACAGGCTTAGAGAGAAACAGAAAACCGGTCTTATTGGTACACAATTGATTAGTTCGCCTGGTCATTGA
- a CDS encoding ABC transporter substrate-binding protein translates to MRKLVLIVLVVFLSISAFSTIKVGAILPMTGGVAAFGQMIWQGVKLANELFPQVLGQDIEIVLLDNNSDKVQAVNTTRRAIEQDKVVAIIGQVISSNTIAGGAVAEENGVAMVSPSSTNPLVTQDRKYVSRVCFSDPFQGVAAALLAFNNMGAKNVAVFVDVEQDYAVGFANFFKDTAIELGGTVFYEYYKSGDQDFTAQISDALSKNADAFFIPGYYQEIALIAIQARQLGFYDPIIAGDGAAVPETIEIGGAAVNGLYFTTHYDSGSPAITDNAKLFVEAYTQKYGEAPGTFTALGFDTYLVIRDAIERAGSTDREAIAKAVRQTKDFPAVTGIITINESGDAIKSVAIVKIENGKFVYDTTINP, encoded by the coding sequence ATGAGAAAACTCGTTCTTATTGTACTGGTCGTCTTTCTTTCCATTTCCGCATTCTCAACAATCAAAGTTGGGGCTATACTTCCGATGACGGGTGGGGTAGCTGCCTTCGGACAGATGATCTGGCAGGGTGTTAAGCTCGCAAATGAACTCTTCCCACAGGTTTTAGGACAGGATATCGAAATTGTTCTTCTCGATAACAATTCCGATAAAGTCCAGGCTGTAAACACAACCCGTCGCGCCATTGAACAAGACAAGGTCGTAGCCATCATCGGGCAGGTGATAAGCTCAAATACCATCGCAGGGGGCGCCGTGGCTGAAGAGAATGGCGTTGCAATGGTCTCGCCGAGTTCTACCAACCCTCTCGTAACACAGGATCGTAAATACGTTTCCCGTGTCTGTTTCAGCGACCCATTTCAGGGTGTCGCAGCTGCACTGCTGGCCTTCAACAACATGGGGGCCAAAAACGTAGCCGTCTTTGTAGACGTTGAGCAGGATTACGCTGTCGGATTCGCCAACTTCTTCAAAGATACGGCAATTGAGCTCGGCGGAACAGTCTTCTACGAATACTACAAGTCGGGGGATCAGGATTTCACTGCTCAGATTTCCGATGCTCTCTCGAAGAATGCTGACGCTTTTTTCATTCCCGGTTACTACCAGGAGATAGCGCTAATCGCAATTCAGGCACGCCAGCTGGGTTTCTACGACCCTATAATAGCCGGTGATGGAGCTGCCGTTCCTGAGACCATAGAAATTGGTGGCGCAGCCGTCAACGGTCTCTATTTCACCACACACTACGATTCTGGTAGCCCTGCGATCACAGACAACGCAAAGCTCTTCGTCGAAGCTTACACCCAAAAATATGGCGAGGCACCTGGAACTTTCACTGCGCTAGGATTCGATACTTACCTGGTAATCAGAGATGCCATCGAGCGTGCAGGGAGTACCGATCGTGAAGCGATCGCCAAGGCAGTGCGCCAGACAAAAGACTTTCCGGCCGTAACCGGTATTATCACCATCAACGAGTCTGGCGATGCCATAAAGTCTGTAGCGATTGTGAAGATAGAGAACGGTAAGTTCGTGTACGATACAACTATTAATCCGTAA
- a CDS encoding branched-chain amino acid ABC transporter permease has protein sequence MDPKTLLQNLVNGLSLGSLYALIAIGYTMVYGILRLINFAHGDIFMMAAYFTFFFVTLIQLPWYFAAIFAIASAALLGFGVDRIAYKPIRKAPRISALITAIGVSFFLESLAVVIFSGIPRSFRTIFPQFLNEMIILGGHMEIKYGQEVILGGIRFPIISVVTLVVTAIAIIFLWWFIYKTKIGMAMRSVSVDIPTTSLMGVNVDRVIGMTFALGSALAGVGGILWAVRYPQVWPYMGFLPGMKAFVAAVFGGIGSVPGAVVGGLVLGITEVMMVGLFPGAAGYRDAFAFFILIIILSVKPSGLLGKPELVKV, from the coding sequence TTGGATCCAAAGACCCTTCTTCAAAATCTAGTTAACGGCCTCAGTCTCGGTTCACTTTATGCGTTGATAGCGATCGGTTATACCATGGTCTATGGTATTTTGAGACTCATCAACTTCGCTCACGGTGACATATTCATGATGGCCGCTTACTTCACTTTTTTCTTTGTCACACTAATCCAATTGCCTTGGTATTTTGCAGCCATTTTTGCGATAGCCAGTGCTGCATTACTTGGATTTGGCGTTGACAGAATCGCATATAAGCCGATAAGAAAAGCTCCGAGAATATCGGCTTTAATAACGGCAATCGGTGTTTCCTTCTTTCTGGAGAGTCTAGCCGTTGTTATATTCTCCGGTATTCCCAGATCCTTCAGAACCATTTTTCCACAGTTCCTGAACGAAATGATAATTCTCGGCGGTCACATGGAAATAAAGTATGGACAGGAAGTAATCTTGGGGGGTATCAGGTTCCCAATAATCTCCGTTGTCACGCTCGTTGTAACTGCAATCGCCATAATATTCTTGTGGTGGTTTATCTACAAAACGAAGATCGGAATGGCGATGAGATCTGTTTCGGTTGATATACCTACGACTTCGCTGATGGGAGTCAACGTCGATAGAGTCATAGGCATGACTTTCGCTCTTGGTTCGGCACTGGCCGGGGTAGGAGGAATACTCTGGGCGGTAAGATATCCTCAGGTATGGCCATATATGGGCTTTTTACCGGGTATGAAGGCTTTCGTTGCCGCAGTCTTTGGTGGTATTGGTTCCGTACCAGGCGCGGTTGTGGGCGGTCTTGTACTCGGCATAACCGAAGTGATGATGGTCGGTCTTTTCCCCGGAGCTGCCGGATACAGAGACGCGTTTGCCTTTTTCATACTCATAATAATTCTCTCGGTCAAACCTTCCGGTCTCCTCGGAAAACCAGAGCTAGTAAAGGTGTGA
- a CDS encoding branched-chain amino acid ABC transporter permease, whose protein sequence is MTVKKRIVLTAVAIICLFVILYLSQEFMGSYYSRIITLIGIYGIMAVSLTLVNGISGVFSLGHAGFIAVGAYTSALLTLSPQQKEITFIIEKLVWPFNSIQLPFFWATLIGGIVAAIFALVIGWPSLRLTGDYFAIATLGFAEIIRIFALNMNSLTNGALGLKALPDHTNIWASWGWLLVTVACVTSLAYSSFGRALRAIREDRVAAQAMGINVFKHQLMAFVVGGFFAGISGSLYAHWLSTIDPRTNTIGIMLTFNVLIMIVLGGLGSITGAIIGGALFAFLSEWLRFLEGPMNILGFKIMGITGLRMLVFSSLFVVIMIFWPRGIMGRREFSWDGLASLFKRRDRK, encoded by the coding sequence ATGACCGTAAAGAAGAGGATTGTTTTAACCGCTGTAGCGATTATCTGTCTGTTCGTTATTCTGTACCTCTCTCAGGAGTTCATGGGCAGTTATTATTCGAGGATAATCACGCTAATAGGAATTTACGGAATAATGGCGGTAAGCCTGACCCTCGTGAACGGTATATCCGGTGTTTTCTCGCTTGGACATGCCGGATTCATCGCAGTCGGAGCCTACACATCGGCTCTACTAACTTTGTCTCCTCAACAGAAAGAGATAACCTTTATCATAGAAAAATTGGTATGGCCTTTCAACTCTATTCAACTTCCCTTCTTCTGGGCGACTCTGATCGGAGGGATCGTTGCTGCGATCTTTGCGCTTGTCATAGGCTGGCCTTCGCTTCGCTTGACAGGCGATTACTTTGCTATTGCGACTCTGGGCTTCGCCGAAATCATAAGGATCTTCGCGCTGAACATGAACTCGCTTACCAACGGTGCTCTTGGATTGAAGGCCCTTCCCGACCACACCAACATCTGGGCGTCTTGGGGTTGGCTGTTGGTAACGGTTGCATGTGTGACGAGTCTGGCATACAGTTCCTTTGGCAGGGCCTTGAGGGCGATAAGAGAGGACAGGGTGGCGGCTCAGGCGATGGGTATAAACGTCTTCAAGCACCAGCTTATGGCCTTTGTTGTGGGAGGTTTCTTTGCGGGTATATCTGGTTCTCTCTACGCTCACTGGCTGAGTACTATAGATCCCAGAACGAATACAATAGGTATTATGCTAACGTTCAACGTGTTGATCATGATAGTTCTCGGCGGCCTAGGGAGCATCACCGGAGCTATAATCGGCGGGGCCCTTTTCGCTTTCCTGAGCGAATGGTTGAGATTTCTGGAAGGTCCGATGAACATTCTCGGTTTCAAGATAATGGGTATAACCGGTCTTAGAATGCTCGTATTTTCAAGCCTTTTCGTCGTGATAATGATTTTCTGGCCCAGGGGGATTATGGGAAGACGTGAGTTTTCCTGGGACGGTCTCGCTTCCCTCTTCAAAAGGAGGGATAGAAAATGA
- a CDS encoding ABC transporter ATP-binding protein: MRVLSLEGITMQFGGLTAVGDVSFEVKEGELFGLIGPNGAGKTTVFNMITGHYKPTRGKIYFKEMEITGLVPDRITRMGIARTFQNIRLFQDLTVLENVMVAQHHNISSGGQAAKWFLKSVTRIGYAAKEREMKEKAMSLLNVLGIEGLANDKSGSLSYGAQRLLEIARAMATGASLLLLDEPAAGMNASETAQLVHTIRKIRDDFSLTVLLIEHDMKLVMGLCERIMVLDYGRTISEGDPAYVQKDRKVIEAYLGKEWVTIGR; this comes from the coding sequence ATGAGAGTTCTGTCGCTTGAGGGTATTACCATGCAGTTTGGTGGCCTAACGGCCGTTGGAGACGTCAGCTTCGAGGTCAAAGAGGGCGAATTGTTCGGCTTGATAGGACCTAACGGAGCCGGCAAAACCACTGTTTTCAACATGATAACGGGCCATTACAAACCGACCAGGGGAAAGATATATTTCAAGGAGATGGAGATTACAGGGTTAGTACCCGACAGGATAACCAGGATGGGTATAGCAAGGACCTTTCAAAACATTCGTCTCTTTCAGGATTTGACGGTTCTTGAAAACGTTATGGTCGCCCAGCATCATAATATATCCAGTGGCGGACAGGCTGCAAAATGGTTCTTAAAAAGTGTTACCAGGATCGGCTACGCCGCCAAAGAAAGGGAAATGAAAGAGAAGGCAATGAGTCTTTTGAATGTGCTTGGCATAGAAGGATTGGCGAACGATAAGTCTGGTTCACTGTCTTACGGTGCACAGAGACTGCTCGAAATCGCTAGGGCAATGGCCACCGGAGCATCGCTTCTCCTCCTAGACGAGCCCGCAGCCGGCATGAACGCTTCGGAGACTGCTCAGTTGGTTCACACAATACGGAAGATAAGGGACGATTTCAGTTTGACCGTCCTACTCATAGAGCACGACATGAAACTGGTGATGGGACTTTGCGAAAGAATAATGGTGCTGGATTATGGAAGAACTATAAGCGAAGGTGATCCGGCATATGTTCAAAAAGATAGGAAGGTCATAGAAGCTTACCTGGGGAAGGAGTGGGTTACAATTGGAAGATGA
- a CDS encoding ABC transporter ATP-binding protein: protein MEDEILKIENLQVNYGSIKAVKGISISVQKGSIVTIIGSNGAGKSTTLGAISGLTRPSGGKIIFRDRDITRLGAAKTSQLGISLVPEGRRIFPNLTVRENMMMGAYNRKNKEEVQENFKTVFTLFPRLKERLKQPGGTLSGGEQQMLAIGRSLMANPDLIMMDEPSLGLAPIVVEEVFKAIQSLNSKGVTILLVEQNAAKALEISRYAYVLETGCVTLQGDAKKLLESEEVRKVYLGI, encoded by the coding sequence TTGGAAGATGAAATCCTGAAAATAGAAAATCTCCAGGTCAACTACGGCTCGATTAAAGCCGTGAAAGGCATCTCTATTTCTGTTCAGAAGGGTAGTATCGTGACGATCATAGGTTCGAACGGGGCCGGAAAGAGCACCACTCTGGGAGCGATAAGCGGATTGACCAGACCTTCGGGAGGAAAGATCATTTTCAGGGATAGAGATATAACCCGTTTGGGTGCCGCCAAGACCAGTCAGCTAGGTATATCGCTCGTACCGGAAGGCCGAAGAATCTTCCCGAATTTGACTGTGCGGGAGAACATGATGATGGGCGCCTATAACAGAAAGAACAAGGAAGAGGTTCAGGAGAACTTTAAGACGGTCTTTACGTTGTTTCCAAGATTGAAGGAGAGGTTAAAACAACCGGGCGGGACTCTCTCGGGTGGTGAACAACAGATGCTCGCCATAGGCAGAAGTCTGATGGCCAATCCCGATCTCATAATGATGGATGAGCCTTCGCTCGGATTGGCTCCGATCGTGGTTGAAGAGGTCTTCAAAGCGATACAGTCTCTCAACAGCAAAGGTGTCACGATACTGCTGGTGGAGCAGAACGCTGCGAAGGCTCTAGAAATATCCCGGTATGCTTATGTTCTGGAAACCGGATGCGTGACACTGCAGGGGGATGCAAAAAAGCTCCTCGAAAGTGAAGAGGTTCGAAAGGTTTACCTGGGTATATGA
- a CDS encoding glycerol-3-phosphate acyltransferase, producing MKLIYSAVFAYMIGSIPTAYLIGRVFFGFDIRKRGTGNMGASNMVSVMGWKIGILTGAIDFMKGMGTILIIKGVDPNWTYQMLFVASTFATIGHMYPIFLGFKGGKGTATLAGGLIGLDYQVALICMTILLIFIAITDYSAPGVIAVSSVMIFLFRIFGYRWGISLMLLPIATIMISRNLENLHRISSGKETGLKAYIRRKKKERSPTEGAQG from the coding sequence ATGAAGCTTATATACTCTGCGGTCTTCGCGTATATGATCGGTTCCATACCCACTGCCTACCTGATCGGGAGAGTTTTTTTCGGGTTCGATATCAGAAAGAGGGGAACAGGTAACATGGGCGCGTCAAACATGGTTTCCGTTATGGGCTGGAAGATTGGCATTCTTACCGGGGCGATAGATTTCATGAAGGGTATGGGAACTATTCTAATAATCAAAGGGGTTGATCCGAACTGGACTTATCAGATGCTATTTGTGGCTTCAACCTTTGCGACTATCGGGCATATGTACCCGATTTTCTTGGGATTCAAAGGCGGGAAGGGAACGGCCACGCTCGCTGGAGGATTGATAGGTCTCGACTACCAGGTAGCCTTGATCTGTATGACCATACTGCTGATATTCATAGCCATTACCGATTATTCTGCTCCCGGAGTGATAGCCGTATCTTCGGTTATGATCTTTCTTTTCAGGATATTCGGTTACCGTTGGGGAATCTCGCTGATGCTTCTTCCTATCGCAACGATAATGATCTCCAGGAATCTAGAAAACCTTCACAGAATATCAAGTGGAAAAGAAACAGGTCTAAAAGCCTATATTAGAAGGAAGAAAAAAGAAAGGAGCCCCACCGAAGGGGCTCAAGGGTGA
- a CDS encoding DUF1295 domain-containing protein, whose protein sequence is MIEVAMFSTLVVLVYMSIFFLIASIRKDNSIVDVAWGTGFVLIGYFTLLSFGEFNLRQLLVTAVVTLWGLRLAIHIFRRNRGRGEDFRYAAMRENWGRYVLIRSFLQIYVLQGFFMLIVAYPVMLVNSTSGPSLGWLDLLGLSIWFAGFLFEAIADNQLKKFVKTKKPGDIMKSGLWRYSRHPNYFGEAVQWWGIFIVALSLQDGWLAIISPILITFLLRFVSGVPYLERKYRQYPKFTEYMKETNSFIPWFPKK, encoded by the coding sequence ATGATCGAAGTTGCTATGTTTAGCACTCTTGTGGTTCTCGTCTATATGAGTATTTTCTTCTTGATAGCCTCGATCAGGAAGGATAATTCGATTGTTGACGTCGCCTGGGGAACGGGGTTTGTCTTGATCGGCTATTTCACCCTTCTCTCCTTCGGAGAATTCAATCTCAGACAGCTACTGGTGACTGCCGTCGTAACTCTCTGGGGGTTGAGACTGGCAATCCATATTTTCAGGCGAAACAGAGGCAGGGGCGAAGATTTTAGATACGCGGCTATGAGAGAGAATTGGGGAAGATACGTTTTGATACGCTCTTTCCTCCAGATATATGTCCTTCAGGGTTTCTTCATGCTCATTGTAGCGTATCCTGTTATGCTTGTGAACAGCACATCCGGTCCATCCTTGGGCTGGCTGGATCTTCTGGGACTGTCGATCTGGTTCGCAGGTTTCCTCTTCGAAGCAATCGCCGATAATCAGCTGAAAAAGTTCGTAAAAACCAAAAAGCCTGGCGATATAATGAAGAGCGGCCTCTGGAGATATTCCCGACACCCCAATTACTTCGGTGAAGCCGTTCAATGGTGGGGCATTTTCATAGTCGCGCTTTCATTGCAGGATGGATGGTTGGCCATTATTAGCCCTATTTTAATAACATTCCTCTTGAGGTTCGTTTCGGGTGTTCCTTACCTTGAAAGAAAATACCGACAATACCCGAAATTCACGGAATATATGAAAGAAACCAACTCTTTCATTCCATGGTTTCCGAAAAAGTAG
- a CDS encoding DAK2 domain-containing protein, translated as MEKKIQKVIDGPTLFNAFFSGARAVIKEQGYLNKINVFPVPDGDTGTNLASTMKSIIELTAVSQSIGKTSRSIADAALMGARGNSGAIFAQYIHGLSNAIGNKESLDSRSFARAIREAVPYAYDAMTTPVEGTMLTVMKDWAEALNSAGGSENSFLEMITRSNEVAKKSLEETPEKLDALKKAGVVDAGARGFVAFVEGIKIFLSGKTVEMEDEVIPDIELHNHVHVDETNIQFRYCTEAIIEGTGIDQESLKRDAGSYGDSIVVVGSNKRTRVHIHTNEPADLFYRLGKYGSITQQKVDDMEMQYRVSQRRKYPIALVIDSVCDLPREIIDYYQIHVVPLFLNFGESHYLDKITIKPDQFYSMLESTDIYPVSAQPGINSFQNLYHFLATHYDSVIAIHVSDKLSGTWNSSLKAAERLKGKKISVINSRHVSGSFGLLVLRAAQLIENGTDHDEIVKTIESLTKNSRIFVSVNTLKYMVKGGRVSPMKGLLAKMMNLKPIVSVDEEGNSKLYGKAFSRLGNMKKILGYIDELNRKCRIENYNITHAHAPKQAKAFEESLTKLLGKKPEFIMEVSPVVGISAGIGAVSVSVLCERNTWSEEIKVR; from the coding sequence ATGGAGAAAAAGATTCAGAAAGTAATCGATGGACCGACACTTTTCAACGCATTTTTCTCTGGCGCCAGGGCTGTTATAAAGGAGCAGGGATACCTCAACAAGATAAACGTCTTTCCGGTTCCGGACGGCGACACGGGAACCAACCTGGCTTCTACGATGAAATCAATAATAGAGTTGACAGCCGTGTCTCAGTCCATAGGCAAGACTTCCAGATCTATCGCCGACGCAGCTCTTATGGGTGCCAGAGGTAACTCTGGAGCGATCTTCGCCCAGTACATACACGGACTTAGCAACGCGATCGGCAACAAAGAGAGCCTTGACAGCCGGAGTTTTGCCAGGGCCATTAGGGAAGCCGTCCCTTACGCTTACGATGCAATGACCACGCCAGTAGAAGGAACAATGCTTACAGTTATGAAAGATTGGGCCGAAGCGTTGAACTCTGCCGGGGGCTCCGAAAACTCCTTTCTTGAAATGATAACTAGATCCAACGAGGTCGCGAAGAAATCTCTTGAAGAGACGCCAGAGAAGCTCGATGCTTTGAAAAAGGCAGGTGTCGTGGATGCCGGAGCCCGAGGTTTCGTAGCCTTCGTGGAGGGAATAAAGATATTTCTGAGTGGAAAGACCGTTGAAATGGAGGACGAAGTCATTCCCGACATCGAACTGCACAATCATGTTCATGTAGATGAGACCAACATACAGTTCAGGTACTGCACCGAAGCGATTATAGAGGGAACTGGAATCGATCAAGAGTCTTTGAAGAGAGATGCTGGTTCTTATGGAGATTCAATTGTGGTAGTCGGCTCCAACAAACGTACAAGGGTTCATATACATACCAACGAGCCGGCCGATCTCTTTTACAGGCTAGGGAAATATGGAAGTATCACGCAGCAGAAAGTCGACGACATGGAGATGCAGTACAGAGTCAGTCAGAGACGAAAATACCCCATCGCGCTTGTTATTGACTCGGTATGCGATTTGCCGAGAGAGATCATAGATTATTACCAAATCCACGTTGTGCCACTGTTTCTGAATTTTGGGGAAAGCCATTATCTTGATAAGATAACCATCAAGCCCGACCAGTTTTATTCGATGCTCGAGAGCACCGATATCTATCCGGTTTCGGCCCAGCCAGGTATTAACTCTTTTCAGAACCTCTACCACTTTCTGGCTACACACTATGATTCGGTCATAGCCATCCATGTTTCCGACAAATTGAGCGGTACCTGGAATTCAAGTCTGAAAGCGGCAGAAAGGCTTAAAGGAAAGAAAATCAGTGTAATAAATTCCAGGCACGTCTCCGGCTCCTTTGGATTGCTTGTCCTGAGAGCCGCGCAGCTCATAGAGAATGGAACGGATCACGACGAAATAGTCAAAACCATCGAGTCGCTCACAAAGAATTCAAGGATCTTCGTCAGTGTTAACACCTTGAAATACATGGTCAAGGGCGGAAGGGTCAGTCCCATGAAGGGCTTGCTGGCCAAAATGATGAACCTGAAGCCGATTGTATCGGTGGATGAAGAAGGCAACTCGAAACTTTATGGAAAGGCCTTCAGCAGACTCGGAAATATGAAGAAGATACTTGGTTATATCGATGAACTGAACAGAAAGTGCAGGATCGAGAATTACAATATAACACACGCCCACGCACCGAAGCAGGCCAAGGCTTTTGAAGAAAGCCTCACGAAGCTACTGGGGAAAAAACCGGAATTCATAATGGAGGTCTCCCCGGTTGTCGGAATAAGCGCCGGGATCGGAGCAGTGAGCGTTTCGGTGTTATGTGAGAGAAACACCTGGTCGGAAGAAATAAAAGTACGCTGA
- a CDS encoding cold-shock protein: MTGTVKWFNGTKGYGFITKDEGGDVFVHFSAIEMDGFKTLDEGQRVEFEVEDGPKGPQAAKVRIAK; encoded by the coding sequence ATGACAGGAACTGTGAAATGGTTCAACGGAACAAAGGGGTACGGCTTTATTACTAAGGACGAAGGTGGGGATGTCTTCGTTCACTTTTCCGCAATCGAAATGGATGGCTTCAAGACTCTTGACGAAGGTCAGAGAGTAGAGTTCGAAGTTGAGGACGGCCCAAAGGGTCCTCAGGCAGCAAAAGTTAGAATTGCGAAGTAA
- a CDS encoding DUF58 domain-containing protein, which translates to MFSMAVLVWIIMSVDTFSLMIGSLVILLWIHYYFVVISVKRLNIIRTIDRERLFPGEYLTLKYSISATSPMRLELIATPTLVGRYDFASTKGEKVVVGSEHAVSFQYTVSFRRHGEKDISKLEILYRDPTKLFTLMVTYSLKEKILILPRITDPGNFPIRLRELLPGKESDFKLMEDLTDFRGIRVYDREPLNRIHWKASARMGRLYSKEFGFTAVSKTFLYLDLNLSDEVFARDVWERIRVDYEETAIEVAGSLIRKILTDSGRLTLVTVGEKVSYTDDTGRDWIDFFEVLSMAHGCEKGPSFSEYISRDMGRYDPTTTVVVLSLYLGESVLPDLVKARSRASRVVVLLMPFGLRKPGQLPGKSYQMLPMAMEELKRRSSLLEEEQIIVRVVEENRSLAETFGEVCKHR; encoded by the coding sequence ATGTTTTCGATGGCGGTCTTAGTCTGGATTATTATGTCGGTAGATACCTTTTCTTTGATGATCGGATCACTGGTTATCCTTCTCTGGATTCATTATTATTTCGTGGTAATATCTGTCAAAAGACTTAATATAATACGAACAATTGACAGAGAAAGGCTTTTCCCTGGTGAGTATCTCACCTTGAAATACTCTATTTCCGCCACGTCACCAATGCGGCTCGAACTCATCGCTACACCTACGTTGGTGGGCAGATATGATTTTGCCAGTACAAAGGGTGAAAAAGTAGTAGTCGGGAGCGAGCACGCAGTTAGCTTTCAATACACGGTGAGTTTCAGAAGGCATGGTGAGAAGGACATTTCAAAACTGGAGATTCTTTACAGGGATCCAACGAAGCTTTTCACCCTTATGGTTACTTACTCTCTGAAAGAGAAGATTTTGATTCTTCCGCGAATAACCGATCCGGGCAATTTCCCAATAAGGTTACGTGAATTGCTTCCGGGAAAGGAGAGCGATTTCAAATTAATGGAGGATCTGACCGATTTCCGGGGGATCAGGGTGTACGACAGGGAACCACTCAATAGAATTCACTGGAAAGCCTCTGCGAGAATGGGCAGACTTTATTCGAAGGAGTTCGGCTTTACGGCCGTCAGTAAGACCTTTCTCTATCTGGATCTTAACCTTTCTGACGAGGTCTTCGCACGCGATGTGTGGGAAAGGATAAGAGTAGATTACGAGGAGACTGCCATAGAGGTTGCCGGATCTTTGATAAGAAAGATTTTAACCGATTCCGGTCGATTGACACTTGTTACGGTGGGTGAGAAAGTGAGTTACACAGATGATACTGGCAGGGACTGGATAGATTTTTTCGAAGTGCTTTCGATGGCTCACGGTTGTGAAAAAGGGCCGTCGTTTTCGGAATACATATCCCGGGATATGGGTCGCTACGATCCCACCACAACGGTGGTGGTCCTCTCTCTGTACCTCGGCGAGAGTGTACTCCCCGATCTCGTAAAGGCCAGAAGTCGTGCAAGTCGTGTCGTTGTGCTTCTTATGCCGTTCGGTTTGAGAAAGCCCGGTCAACTACCGGGAAAGTCTTACCAGATGCTCCCCATGGCGATGGAAGAGTTGAAAAGGAGGAGTTCTCTTCTTGAGGAGGAGCAGATAATCGTGCGGGTGGTGGAGGAAAATCGGTCGCTGGCGGAGACCTTCGGGGAGGTTTGTAAACATAGGTAA